Proteins encoded in a region of the Dorea longicatena genome:
- a CDS encoding glycoside hydrolase family 3 protein, whose product MAQIYASKTNEIQKYETEHENEVRHLAGECMVLLENDGVLPFSDKIKKIALYGTGARHTVKGGTGSGDVNVRKTVSIARGLEEAGFEIVTEDWLDRYDRDLEEAQKTYLKKLKDMSDETGEPSVILGFKHPFQEPEQPIVEETDIKEADAAIYVLARNSGEGKDRRAEKGDYYLSDRELQNIRFMTENYSNCVVLLNTGGVIDLTELRKISGVQAILLTGQTGNMGGHAVADVLMAKTVPSGKLTDTWARSYDDYPSSRTFSYRDDNLDDEYYSDGIYVGYRYFDTFGIMPLYCFGYGKGYTDFSLVTKEVTADEKLVKVEVEVTNIGKVYPGREVVQVYYSAPDGVMEKPTQELAGFAKTKLLMPGEKEVVTVTFATEDMASYDSYDAAWVMEEGEYTIRVGNSSRTTEVAAIIDLDETVQTVLLKNVMKDKEFVKEIHHMVPIFDLELDDTPFMRPILIYAENFKKKIMEYEVIRTTLEDKRPDEILTLEDVKKGAASLEELVAQLTVEEMADLCVGTERLEEGGNVIGSSSACVPGAAGDTTSALIEKRKIPNLILADGPAGLRLQTHFKTDKEGNKLPGGEQFGMEIAPFAKEQPEGAQDYYQYCTAIPIATTLAQSWDVDLIKRMGEIVGEEMEQFHIHLWLAPGMNIHRNPLCGRNFEYYSEDPLLTGLCAAADTKGVQSYKGHGTTIKHFAANNQEDNRMFTNAHISERALREIYLKGFEIVVKTAQPYAIMTSYNLINGTHAANHYDMLQNVARDEWGFEGFIMTDWYTSQDTTALGMVSESGKYSYSDGVQCIKAGNDLQMPGCRKNVEDIVDGVKNGRITKADLQRCAKHILGIALKTI is encoded by the coding sequence ACAGTTTCAATCGCACGGGGATTAGAAGAAGCCGGATTTGAGATCGTGACAGAAGACTGGCTTGACAGATACGACCGGGATCTGGAAGAGGCGCAGAAAACATATTTGAAAAAGTTAAAAGATATGTCAGATGAGACGGGAGAGCCATCGGTAATCCTTGGGTTCAAACATCCGTTTCAGGAACCGGAGCAGCCAATTGTCGAAGAGACAGATATCAAAGAGGCAGATGCGGCCATTTATGTGCTTGCAAGAAATTCCGGAGAGGGAAAAGACCGGCGGGCAGAAAAAGGAGATTATTATCTGAGTGACAGAGAATTGCAGAACATCCGGTTTATGACGGAAAATTATTCGAATTGTGTTGTATTATTGAATACAGGAGGCGTGATAGATCTGACAGAATTGCGGAAGATTTCCGGAGTGCAGGCAATCCTTCTGACCGGACAGACTGGAAATATGGGTGGCCATGCAGTGGCGGATGTCTTGATGGCTAAAACAGTTCCGTCAGGAAAATTAACAGATACATGGGCAAGATCTTATGATGACTATCCGTCATCGAGAACTTTCAGTTACCGCGATGACAATCTGGATGATGAATACTATAGTGACGGGATTTATGTCGGATATCGTTATTTTGATACATTTGGAATCATGCCGTTGTATTGCTTTGGGTATGGAAAAGGATACACGGATTTCTCATTGGTGACCAAAGAAGTGACCGCAGATGAAAAGCTGGTAAAGGTAGAAGTGGAAGTGACGAATATCGGTAAGGTATATCCGGGAAGAGAAGTCGTACAAGTTTATTATTCGGCACCGGATGGAGTTATGGAAAAACCAACACAGGAGCTTGCAGGATTTGCCAAGACAAAGCTTCTCATGCCGGGAGAAAAAGAAGTGGTAACAGTTACATTTGCGACAGAAGATATGGCATCTTATGACAGTTATGATGCAGCATGGGTTATGGAGGAAGGCGAGTATACGATTCGTGTGGGGAACAGTTCACGTACAACGGAAGTAGCCGCGATCATAGATCTGGATGAAACAGTTCAGACGGTTCTTTTAAAGAATGTGATGAAGGATAAGGAATTTGTAAAAGAGATTCACCATATGGTCCCAATCTTTGACCTGGAACTGGATGACACACCATTTATGCGCCCGATATTGATCTATGCGGAAAACTTTAAGAAAAAGATCATGGAATATGAAGTGATACGTACTACGCTGGAAGATAAAAGACCAGACGAGATATTAACACTGGAGGATGTGAAGAAGGGGGCAGCATCACTCGAAGAATTGGTTGCACAGCTTACGGTAGAAGAGATGGCTGATCTTTGTGTCGGAACCGAACGACTGGAAGAAGGCGGCAATGTAATCGGGTCATCTTCTGCATGTGTGCCGGGAGCAGCAGGGGATACGACGTCGGCACTGATCGAGAAGCGGAAAATCCCGAATCTGATCCTTGCAGATGGACCGGCAGGATTACGGTTACAGACACATTTTAAAACGGATAAAGAAGGCAATAAATTACCGGGTGGGGAACAGTTCGGAATGGAAATTGCACCGTTTGCGAAAGAGCAGCCGGAAGGAGCGCAGGATTATTACCAGTACTGTACGGCAATCCCGATTGCGACGACACTTGCGCAGTCATGGGATGTGGATCTTATCAAGAGAATGGGTGAGATTGTCGGAGAAGAGATGGAACAGTTTCATATTCACCTGTGGCTGGCACCGGGCATGAATATTCACAGAAATCCATTGTGTGGAAGAAACTTTGAATATTATTCGGAAGATCCACTGCTTACCGGACTGTGTGCGGCAGCCGATACAAAGGGTGTACAGTCTTACAAAGGACATGGAACGACGATCAAGCATTTTGCGGCAAATAATCAGGAAGACAACCGTATGTTCACGAACGCACATATCAGCGAACGTGCATTAAGAGAAATCTATCTGAAAGGATTCGAAATTGTGGTGAAGACAGCACAGCCATATGCGATCATGACATCGTATAATCTGATCAATGGAACGCATGCCGCCAATCATTATGACATGCTTCAGAATGTAGCGCGTGATGAATGGGGATTTGAAGGCTTTATTATGACAGACTGGTATACGTCTCAGGATACGACGGCACTTGGAATGGTATCAGAAAGCGGGAAATACAGCTATTCCGATGGTGTACAGTGCATTAAGGCAGGAAATGATCTTCAGATGCCAGGGTGCAGGAAAAATGTAGAGGATATTGTAGACGGCGTAAAAAATGGAAGGATTACCAAAGCGGATCTTCAGAGATGTGCAAAACATATCCTTGGAATTGCGTTAAAAACAATATAA
- the hrcA gene encoding heat-inducible transcriptional repressor HrcA has product MSERKLKILHAIIQNYLETGEPVGSRTISKYTDLNLSSATIRNEMADLEEMGYIIQPHTSAGRIPSDKGYRLYVDMLMEEKEQELNEMQDQMLDKADKMDQLLKQAAKVLATNTNYATMVSTPMNNSNKIKFIQLSMVDEEQVIAVIVLGGNVIKNKIINIDEPISNENLLKLNMLLNTTLNGMSIEEINLGLIARLKEQAGIHSQVVGYVLDAVADAIHVDDDMQIYTSGATNIFKYPELSDNQSAQEIISAFEEKQQLSELVTQTLAQDENTGIQVYIGDETPVQTMRDCSVVTATYELGDGMKGTIGIIGPKRMDYEHVLKSMKRLQTELDQMFHKNDRKVE; this is encoded by the coding sequence ATGAGTGAAAGAAAACTGAAAATACTTCATGCAATCATCCAGAATTATCTGGAGACAGGTGAACCGGTTGGTTCCAGAACGATTTCCAAGTACACGGATCTGAATCTTAGTTCAGCAACGATCCGTAATGAGATGGCAGATCTGGAAGAGATGGGATATATCATCCAGCCTCATACGTCGGCAGGACGTATTCCTTCGGATAAAGGATACAGGCTCTATGTAGATATGCTGATGGAGGAGAAAGAGCAGGAGCTGAATGAGATGCAGGATCAGATGCTTGACAAAGCAGATAAGATGGATCAGCTTTTGAAACAGGCAGCAAAGGTTCTTGCAACGAATACCAACTATGCAACGATGGTTTCGACTCCGATGAACAATTCAAACAAGATTAAGTTCATCCAGTTATCTATGGTAGATGAGGAACAGGTGATCGCAGTCATCGTACTGGGAGGCAATGTGATCAAGAATAAGATCATTAACATTGATGAGCCGATCAGCAATGAGAATCTGTTAAAGCTGAATATGCTGCTGAATACAACACTCAACGGCATGTCGATTGAAGAAATCAACCTGGGATTGATCGCCAGATTAAAGGAGCAGGCAGGAATCCACAGTCAGGTAGTCGGATATGTACTGGATGCAGTTGCAGATGCGATTCATGTAGATGATGATATGCAGATCTACACAAGCGGTGCGACGAACATTTTTAAATATCCGGAGCTGAGTGATAACCAGAGCGCACAGGAAATCATCAGTGCATTTGAAGAAAAACAGCAGTTATCCGAACTGGTTACACAGACCCTGGCACAGGATGAGAATACCGGCATTCAGGTATATATCGGAGATGAGACTCCGGTACAGACTATGAGAGACTGCAGTGTCGTAACTGCAACCTACGAACTGGGTGATGGTATGAAGGGAACGATAGGAATTATCGGACCGAAACGTATGGATTATGAACATGTTTTAAAATCTATGAAACGTCTCCAGACAGAACTGGATCAGATGTTCCATAAGAATGATAGAAAGGTGGAATAA
- the grpE gene encoding nucleotide exchange factor GrpE, producing MVKEAVEEAKKSAAEAKEAETDTDETTETSEKVENEEAEETAKDTEKKSGKKLFGKKKDKKDEKIEELTDKLTRQMAEFDNFRKRTEKEKSQMYEVGAKDIIEKILPVVDNFERGLDAVKEEDKEDPFVQGMEKVYKHLLTTLEGIEVKPIEAVGQPFDPNFHNAVMHVEDENFGENIVAEEFQKGYTYRDSVVRHSMVKVAN from the coding sequence ATGGTAAAAGAAGCTGTAGAAGAGGCAAAAAAATCCGCTGCTGAAGCAAAAGAAGCAGAGACAGATACAGACGAGACAACAGAAACTTCTGAAAAAGTGGAAAACGAAGAAGCCGAAGAGACAGCGAAAGATACAGAAAAGAAATCTGGCAAAAAATTATTTGGCAAGAAAAAAGATAAAAAAGACGAGAAGATCGAAGAGCTTACAGATAAGCTTACCCGTCAGATGGCAGAGTTTGATAACTTCCGCAAACGTACAGAAAAGGAAAAATCCCAGATGTACGAAGTTGGAGCGAAAGATATCATAGAGAAGATTCTTCCAGTTGTAGACAACTTTGAAAGAGGTCTGGATGCAGTGAAGGAAGAAGACAAAGAAGATCCGTTCGTTCAGGGAATGGAGAAGGTGTATAAACATCTGCTTACCACTCTGGAAGGAATCGAGGTTAAGCCTATTGAAGCAGTAGGCCAGCCGTTTGATCCGAATTTCCACAACGCAGTGATGCATGTGGAAGATGAAAACTTCGGTGAGAATATTGTTGCCGAGGAATTTCAGAAGGGCTACACATACCGTGATTCAGTTGTAAGACACAGCATGGTAAAAGTAGCAAATTAG
- the dnaK gene encoding molecular chaperone DnaK produces the protein MGKIIGIDLGTTNSCVAVMEGGQPTVIANTEGARTTPSVVAFTKTGERLVGEPAKRQAVTNAERTISSIKREMGTDYKVTIEDKKYSPQEISAMILQKLKADAEGYLGEKVTEAVITVPAYFNDAQRQATKDAGKIAGLDVKRIINEPTAAALAYGLDNEKEQKIMVYDLGGGTFDVSVIEIGDGVIEVLSTAGNNRLGGDDFDQKITDYMIAEFKKQEGVDLSADKMALQRLKEAAEKAKKELSSATTTNINLPFITATAEGPKHFDMNLTRAKFDELTHDLVLKTSEPVQRALSDAGITASELGQVLLVGGSTRIPAVQEEVKRLTGKEPSKSLNPDECVALGASVQGGKLAGDTGAGDILLLDVTPLSLSIETMGGVATRLIERNTTIPTKKSQIFSTAADNQTAVDINVVQGERQFARDNKSLGQFRLDGIAPAPRGIPQIEVTFDIDANGIVNVSAKDLGTGKEQHITITAGSNMSDEDIDKAVKEAAEFEAQDKKRKEGIDAKNEADAMVFQTEKALQEVGDKLDGADKAAVEADCKALKELLEKANTDTLTDEQVAEIKAGKEKLTESAQKLFTKMYEQAGAAAGAQGAGPQPGANAGAGPAPEGFQGDDVVDGDYKEV, from the coding sequence ATGGGTAAAATTATAGGTATTGATTTAGGAACAACAAACAGCTGTGTAGCCGTAATGGAAGGTGGACAGCCAACAGTTATCGCCAACACAGAAGGCGCAAGAACAACACCATCTGTAGTAGCATTTACAAAGACAGGTGAGCGTCTTGTCGGAGAACCTGCAAAACGTCAGGCAGTAACAAACGCAGAGAGAACAATCTCTTCTATCAAGAGAGAGATGGGAACCGACTACAAGGTAACAATTGAAGATAAGAAATATTCTCCACAGGAGATCTCAGCAATGATCCTTCAGAAACTGAAAGCAGATGCAGAAGGATATCTTGGAGAAAAAGTAACAGAGGCTGTTATCACAGTACCTGCTTACTTCAACGATGCTCAGCGTCAGGCAACAAAAGATGCAGGTAAGATTGCAGGACTTGATGTAAAACGTATCATCAACGAGCCAACAGCAGCAGCTCTTGCATATGGTCTTGACAATGAAAAAGAACAGAAGATCATGGTATATGACCTTGGTGGTGGTACATTCGACGTATCTGTTATCGAGATCGGTGACGGAGTTATCGAAGTATTATCTACAGCCGGTAACAACAGACTTGGTGGAGATGACTTCGACCAGAAGATTACAGACTACATGATCGCTGAATTTAAGAAACAGGAAGGTGTTGACTTATCTGCAGATAAGATGGCACTTCAGAGATTAAAAGAAGCAGCTGAGAAAGCTAAAAAAGAACTTTCTTCAGCAACAACAACAAACATCAACCTTCCATTCATCACAGCTACAGCAGAAGGTCCAAAACATTTCGATATGAACCTTACAAGAGCTAAATTTGATGAACTGACACATGATCTTGTACTGAAGACATCTGAGCCGGTACAGAGAGCATTATCAGATGCTGGTATCACAGCTTCTGAACTTGGTCAGGTACTGTTAGTTGGTGGATCTACACGTATCCCTGCAGTACAGGAAGAAGTAAAACGTCTGACAGGTAAAGAGCCAAGCAAATCTCTGAACCCGGATGAGTGTGTAGCACTTGGAGCATCTGTTCAGGGTGGTAAACTTGCAGGAGATACAGGCGCCGGCGACATCCTTCTTCTGGATGTAACTCCGCTGTCACTGTCTATCGAGACAATGGGTGGTGTAGCTACTCGTCTGATCGAGAGAAATACAACAATTCCTACAAAGAAGAGCCAGATCTTCTCTACAGCTGCTGATAACCAGACAGCCGTTGATATCAACGTAGTACAGGGAGAAAGACAGTTCGCAAGAGATAACAAATCCCTCGGACAGTTCAGACTGGACGGAATCGCACCAGCTCCACGTGGAATCCCACAGATCGAAGTTACATTCGATATCGATGCAAATGGTATCGTAAATGTATCTGCAAAAGACCTTGGAACTGGAAAAGAACAGCACATCACAATTACAGCAGGATCTAACATGTCTGATGAAGATATCGACAAAGCTGTAAAAGAAGCTGCTGAATTCGAAGCTCAGGACAAGAAACGTAAAGAAGGAATCGATGCTAAGAACGAAGCTGACGCTATGGTATTCCAGACAGAGAAAGCTCTGCAGGAAGTTGGCGACAAGCTTGACGGTGCAGACAAAGCAGCAGTAGAAGCTGACTGCAAAGCTCTGAAAGAATTACTTGAAAAAGCAAATACAGATACTCTTACAGATGAGCAGGTTGCAGAGATCAAAGCAGGTAAAGAAAAACTGACAGAGAGTGCTCAGAAGCTCTTCACAAAGATGTATGAGCAGGCTGGCGCAGCAGCAGGAGCTCAGGGAGCTGGTCCTCAGCCAGGAGCTAATGCAGGAGCAGGCCCGGCACCAGAAGGATTCCAGGGCGACGATGTCGTAGACGGAGATTACAAAGAAGTCTAA
- the dnaJ gene encoding molecular chaperone DnaJ: MAESKRDYYEVLGVSKDADEATLKKAYRQVAKKYHPDMNPGDAEAEKKFKEASEAYAVLSDPEKRRQYDQFGHAAFDGSAGAGGGYGGFDFNGADFGDIFGDIFGDLFGGGRRGGRANQGPMKGMNIRKSVRITFEEAVFGCEKELDVVLKDPCPKCNGTGAKPGTSPETCPKCGGKGQVVYTQQSFFGTVQNVQTCPDCQGTGKIIKEKCPDCGGTGYVASKKKISVSIPAGIDNGQSVRIREKGEPGVNGGPRGDLLVEVVVSRHPIFQRQDMHIFSTVPITFAQAALGADIRIKTVDGEVIYTVKPGTKTDTKVRLKGKGVPSLRNAQVRGDHYVTLVVQTPEHLSAEAKEALRKFDELTGNSLGAEKSEKAEEHEHKGKKKKGFMDKLKETFDD, translated from the coding sequence ATGGCAGAGTCAAAAAGAGATTACTATGAGGTGCTTGGGGTCAGTAAAGATGCTGACGAAGCAACTTTGAAAAAAGCATACAGACAGGTTGCCAAGAAGTATCACCCGGATATGAATCCGGGTGATGCTGAAGCTGAAAAGAAGTTCAAAGAAGCTTCTGAGGCGTATGCAGTCTTGAGTGATCCGGAAAAACGCCGTCAGTATGATCAGTTTGGTCATGCTGCTTTTGACGGAAGTGCGGGAGCAGGCGGCGGATATGGCGGATTCGACTTTAACGGTGCTGATTTTGGCGACATTTTCGGAGATATCTTCGGAGATCTGTTCGGCGGCGGGCGCAGAGGCGGTCGTGCGAACCAGGGACCGATGAAAGGTATGAATATCCGTAAGAGTGTCAGAATCACATTCGAAGAGGCTGTATTCGGATGCGAGAAAGAATTGGACGTTGTATTAAAAGACCCATGTCCGAAATGTAACGGAACAGGTGCCAAACCGGGAACATCTCCGGAGACTTGTCCGAAATGTGGCGGTAAAGGTCAGGTAGTATATACACAGCAGTCATTCTTTGGAACGGTACAGAATGTACAGACCTGTCCGGATTGCCAGGGAACTGGTAAGATTATTAAGGAAAAATGTCCGGATTGCGGCGGAACAGGCTATGTAGCCAGCAAGAAGAAGATATCCGTATCGATTCCTGCAGGTATTGATAATGGCCAGAGTGTCAGAATCCGTGAAAAAGGTGAGCCGGGTGTAAACGGCGGACCAAGAGGAGATCTTCTGGTGGAGGTTGTGGTATCAAGACATCCAATCTTCCAGCGTCAGGATATGCACATCTTCTCAACGGTACCGATTACATTTGCACAGGCAGCACTTGGTGCGGATATCCGTATCAAGACGGTAGATGGAGAAGTGATCTACACGGTAAAACCGGGAACCAAGACAGATACAAAAGTACGTCTGAAAGGTAAAGGAGTTCCATCTCTTCGAAATGCACAGGTTCGCGGCGATCATTATGTAACACTTGTGGTCCAGACACCGGAACACTTAAGTGCCGAAGCAAAAGAAGCACTGCGTAAATTCGATGAGCTGACCGGCAATTCCCTCGGAGCAGAGAAATCTGAAAAAGCGGAAGAGCACGAACATAAAGGCAAAAAGAAAAAAGGATTTATGGATAAATTAAAGGAGACCTTTGATGATTAA